One stretch of Arachis hypogaea cultivar Tifrunner chromosome 20, arahy.Tifrunner.gnm2.J5K5, whole genome shotgun sequence DNA includes these proteins:
- the LOC112783308 gene encoding glycosylinositol phosphorylceramide mannosyl transferase 1, with translation MMRGSWFLKRRPEQRFRLLAASAVKSARINLLLCCCIALVLIVLATTISTFVVFSDLPPSLPRSHALGKGYSIVMNTWKRYDLLKQSIAHYSSCPRLESVHIVWSEPDPPSDDLLKFLHHAIQSKSIDRQQVKLKIDINKEDSLNNRFKVIKDLETDAVFSIDDDVIFPCSSVEFAFDVWQSAPDTMVGFVPRAHWLDSSESGGIKFRYAGWWSVWWTGTYSMVLSKAAFFHKKYFSVYTNEMPASIREYVTHNRNCEDIAMSFLVANATDAPPIWVQGKIFEIGSTGISSLGGHSVRRTECVNRFTAVYGRMPLVSTSVKAVDSRNIWFW, from the exons ATGATGAGAGGGAGCTGGTTCTTGAAGCGGCGTCCGGAGCAGAGGTTCCGGTTGCTGGCTGCTTCCGCCGTCAAATCTGCCAGGATCAACCTCCTCCTCTGCTGTTGCATTGCTTTGGTGCTCATCGTACTCGCCACCACCATTTCCACCTTCGTCGTGTTCTCTGATCTCCCTCCTTCGCTTCCTCGCTCCCATGCTTTGGG AAAAGGATATTCTATTGTAATGAACACATGGAAGAGATATGATCTCCTAAAGCAGTCCATCGCACATTATTCATCCTGCCCTCGACTTGAATCGGTACATATAGTTTGGAGTGAACCGGATCCTCCTTCAGATGATCTTTTAAAATTTCTTCATCATGCAATACAGTCCAAGTCTATAGATAGGCAACAAGTGAAATTGAAGATTGATATCAACAAGGAAGATAGTCTGAATAATAGATTTAAAGTAATTAAGGATTTGGAGACAGATGCTGTCTTTTCTATTGATGATGATGTCATATTTCCTTGCTCTTCAGTGGAATTTGCATTTGATGTTTGGCAAAGTGCTCCAGATACAATGGTTGGGTTTGTACCTCGGGCACATTGGTTGGATTCATCG GAAAGTGGTGGCATTAAATTTAGATATGCGGGGTGGTGGTCTGTGTGGTGGACAGGTACATATAGCATGGTACTTTCAAAGGCAGCCTTCTTCCACAAAAAGTATTTCAGTGTCTACACGAATGAGATGCCAGCATCAATTAGAGAATATGTGACTCATAATAG GAACTGTGAAGATATTGCAATGTCTTTCCTCGTTGCAAATGCCACTGATGCACCCCCAATATGGGTCCAAG GTAAAATATTCGAGATTGGATCCACCGGGATAAGCAGCTTGGGAGGGCACAGTGTAAGAAGAACAGAATGTGTCAATAGATTTACTGCTGTATATGGGCGGATGCCCTTGGTATCTACTTCAGTGAAGGCTGTTGATAGCCGCAACATCTGGTTTTGGTGA